A single Lolium perenne isolate Kyuss_39 chromosome 6, Kyuss_2.0, whole genome shotgun sequence DNA region contains:
- the LOC127306490 gene encoding monodehydroascorbate reductase 1, peroxisomal, protein MGRAFAYVILGGGVAAGYAALELVRHGDGVSPGELCIISDEAVAPYERPALSKGYLLPRGAARLPAFHTCVGANDELLTEQWYKDHGIELVLGTRVVSTDVQRKTLLTATGETISYKTLIVATGARVLKLEEVGVTRSDATNVCYLRSLEDADKMVGVMRSCHGGNAVVIGGGYIGMECAAALVANDIKVAMVFPRKHCMDRLFTPKIAEFYENYYAAKGVTFIKEARVTYFETSSDGKVTGAILRDGRRLPADMVVVGIGARANTELFDGQLAMEKGGIKVNGRMQTSDAAVYAVGDVAAFPVALLGGDVRRFEHVDCARRTARRAVAAILERPDAAAEQGEMGFDYLPFFYSRVFALSWQFYGDNVGEPVHFGDFSVPAGGRPKFGACWVSGGLVAGVFLEGGSREENEAVASAVRCRARIGDVAAELESRGLAFADQESRRKLTRRCYGLAAGGDKPTYAWHATVGVAAAVSIAAFAYWYGWQAPYVVKREF, encoded by the exons ATGGGACGCGCGTTCGCGTACGTGATCCTGGGCGGCGGCGTGGCCGCAGGCTACGCGGCGCTCGAGCTCGTCCGCCACGGCGACGGCGTGTCACCCGGCGAGCTCTGCATCATCTCCGACGAGGCG GTCGCTCCTTACGAACGCCCTGCACTAAGCAAAGGCTATCTGCTCCCGCGAG GGGCTGCTCGTCTTCCGGCGTTCCACACTTGTGTTGGTGCTAACGATGAGTTGCTCACGGAGCAGTGGTACAAAGATCACG GTATAGAACTAGTTCTTGGGACGAGGGTGGTTTCTACCGACGTCCAGCGGAAGACACTGCTCACAGCTACCGGAGAGACCATCAGCTACAAGACTCTCATCGTCGCGACAGGTGCGCGG GTCTTGAAGCTGGAGGAAGTCGGAGTGACCCGTTCAGATGCCACGAACGTGTGCTATCTGCGCAGTCTGGAGGATGCAGATAAAATGGTGGGAGTTATGAGATCGTGCCATGGTGGAAACGCTGTTGTGATCGGTGGCGGGTACATAGGAATGGAGTGCGCGGCGGCCTTGGTTGCCAATGACATCAAGGTCGCCATGGTGTTCCCGAGAAAACACTGCA TGGATCGCCTCTTTACACCGAAAATCGCTGAATTTTACGAGAATTACTATGCTGCAAAGGGAGTTACTTTCATCAAAGAAGCTAGGGTTACGTACTTCGAGACATCGTCAGATGGGAAG GTGACTGGAGCGATCCTGCGAGATGGCAGGCGCCTCCCTGCCGACATGGTGGTCGTCGGCATCGGCGCTCGCGCCAACACCGAGCTCTTCGACGGGCAGCTGGCGATGGAGAAAGGCGGGATCAAGGTGAACGGGCGGATGCAGACGAGCGACGCCGCCGTGTACGCCGTGGGCGACGTGGCCGCGTTCCCCGTTGCGCTCTTGGGCGGCGACGTGCGCCGGTTCGAGCACGTCGACTGCGCGCGCCGGACCGCCCGGCGGGCTGTCGCGGCGATCTTGGAGCGCCCCGACGCCGCCGCGGAGCAGGGGGAGATGGGCTTCGACTACCTGCCGTTCTTCTACTCCAGGGTTTTCGCCCTGTCCTGGCAGTTCTACGGCGACAACGTCGGCGAACCTGTCCACTTCGGGGACTTCTCGGTCCCGGCCGGCGGAAGGCCAAAATTCGGAGCGTGTTGGGTCAGCGGAGGGCTTGTCGCTGGCGTCTTCCTAGAAGGCGGGAGCCGGGAGGAGAACGAGGCGGTGGCGTCCGCCGTCCGGTGCCGCGCGAGGATCGGTGACGTCGCCGCCGAACTCGAGAGCCGCGGCCTCGCGTTTGCCGACCAGGAGTCCCGCCGGAAGTTGACGCGTCGTTGTTACGGGCTTGCTGCCGGCGGTGACAAGCCTACGTATGCGTGGCATGCCACGGTCGGCGTCGCCGCGGCGGTGTCCATCGCAGCGTTCGCGTACTGGTACGGCTGGCAGGCGCCGTACGTGGTGAAACGAGAATTCTGA
- the LOC127306491 gene encoding monodehydroascorbate reductase 2, peroxisomal — protein MGRAFVYVVLGGGVAAGYAALEFARRGGYSRGELCIISEEAVAPYERPALSKGYLLPEGPSRLPKFHTCVGANDELLTTKWYKEQGIELVLGTRVISADVRRKTLLTATGETISYKTLIIATGARALKLEEFGISGSDAANICYLRNIDDADKLVNAMNSSSGGNAVVIGGGYIGMECAAALVTNKIKVTMVFPEKHCMGRLFTEKIAEYYESYYTSKGVTFTKGTVLTSFEKDSTGKVTSVILKDGNHLPADMVVVGIGIRANTSLFEGQLLMEKGGIKVNGQMQTSDSSVYAVGDVAAFPIKLFDGDIRRLEHVDSARRTARHAVAAILEPSKTRDVDYLPFFYSRVFTLSWQFYGDNVGEVVHYGDFTSSSPRFGAYWVGKGQITGAFLEGGSREEYEALSVIVRRKTKVSNMSELEKQGLAFAVQESKKDVPDGGLTLGEKPAFVWYATAGVVAAVSISVFGYWYGRKRRRW, from the exons ATGGGGCGCGCGTTCGTGTACGTCGTCCTGGGCGGCGGCGTGGCCGCCGGCTACGCCGCGCTCGAGTTCGCGCGCCGCGGCGGCTACTCCCGCGGCGAGCTCTGCATCATCTCCGAAGAGGCC GTTGCTCCTTATGAACGTCCTGCATTAAGCAAAGGCTATTTACTCCCAGAAG GCCCTTCTCGTCTTCCAAAATTTCATACTTGTGTGGGTGCTAATGATGAGTTACTGACGACAAAATGGTACAAGGAACAAG GTATCGAACTTGTTCTTGGAACAAGAGTGATATCTGCTGATGTGAGACGGAAGACATTGCTTACAGCCACTGGAGAAACCATCAGCTATAAGACACTTATAATTGCAACAGGTGCTCGG GCTTTGAAGCTGGAAGAGTTTGGAATAAGTGGTTCAGATGCTGCAAACATATGCTATTTGCGCAATATTGACGATGCTGATAAGTTAGTGAATGCGATGAACTCGTCTTCTGGCGGAAACGCTGTTGTCATCGGTGGTGGCTACATAGGAATGGAATGTGCAGCAGCATTGGTTACTAATAAGATAAAAGTAACCATGGTCTTTCCTGAAAAACACTGCA TGGGTCGGCTATTTACAGAAAAAATTGCAGAATATTATGAAAGCTACTACACTTCGAAAGGAGTTACTTTTACCAAAGGAACTGTGCTTACATCCTTTGAAAAAGACTCAACAGGGAAG GTGACTTCGGTAATCCTAAAAGATGGTAACCACCTTCCTGCTGATATGGTCGTTGTTGGTATTGGGATACGTGCAAATACCAGCCTTTTTGAAGGTCAACTGTTGATGGAGAAAGGTGGCATAAAGGTAAACGGGCAAATGCAAACTAGCGACAGCTCTGTGTATGCTGTTGGTGATGTTGCCGCGTTCCCTATCAAGCTCTTTGATGGTGATATCCGACGGCTCGAGCATGTTGACTCAGCTCGTAGAACCGCTAGGCATGCCGTTGCAGCCATCCTGGAGCCTTCCAAAACCAGGGACGTGGATTACCTGCCATTCTTCTACTCCAGAGTCTTCACATTGTCCTGGCAGTTCTACGGGGATAATGTTGGAGAAGTAGTCCACTACGGTGACTTCACAAGCAGCAGCCCAAGGTTCGGTGCCTACTGGGTCGGTAAGGGTCAGATCACGGGCGCATTTCTGGAAGGTGGAAGCCGAGAAGAGTACGAGGCGCTGTCAGTTATTGTTCGGCGCAAAACAAAGGTCTCAAACATGTCTGAACTTGAAAAACAAGGCCTGGCGTTTGCCGTCCAGGAAAGCAAGAAAGACGTACCTGATGGTGGGTTAACCCTTGGTGAAAAGCCCGCTTTTGTATGGTATGCGACGGCAGGGGTTGTTGCGGCTGTGTCGATTTCTGTATTTGGTTATTGGTACGGCAGGAAGCGCCGCAGGTGGTGA